A DNA window from Haloferax volcanii DS2 contains the following coding sequences:
- the bioB gene encoding biotin synthase BioB, whose product MVYETGNPTVDDAVWRVLDGDELDRTDGIALIAQPVEPLAAGADYVRSVRSDGTVDACSIVNAKAGDCAEDCGFCAQSAHFDTGIETHGFLGAEAVLDAARRAERDGAQRFGIVVAEKGVSKERRPDEWADVLEAIRLVRDETSVEIDASLGLLTEEEARILADEGVNHYNHNIETSPRYFDEVVGTHDFEDRLVTLRRAKDAGMDLCAGVILGMGETPADRVDAALELQKIGVESLPVNVLNPVPGTPLGDADHADITTTELVKTVAVYRLLHPDARVRLTGGREVNLAPDEQHLPFEAGADGVLTGDYLTTDGQSPAADIEVVERAGLEPNRAVNDFDVDAVKRREARDG is encoded by the coding sequence ATGGTTTACGAGACTGGGAACCCGACTGTCGACGACGCGGTGTGGCGGGTGCTCGACGGCGACGAACTCGACCGGACCGACGGGATCGCGCTCATCGCGCAGCCGGTCGAGCCCCTCGCGGCGGGTGCCGACTACGTCCGCTCCGTCCGCTCCGACGGGACCGTCGACGCCTGTTCCATCGTCAACGCGAAGGCCGGCGACTGCGCCGAGGACTGCGGCTTCTGCGCGCAGTCGGCGCACTTCGACACCGGCATCGAGACGCACGGCTTTCTCGGGGCGGAAGCGGTGTTAGACGCCGCGCGGCGCGCCGAACGCGACGGCGCACAGCGGTTCGGCATCGTCGTCGCCGAGAAGGGCGTCTCGAAGGAGCGCCGACCCGACGAGTGGGCGGACGTGCTGGAGGCGATTCGACTCGTCCGCGACGAGACGAGCGTCGAAATCGACGCCTCGCTCGGCCTGCTCACCGAGGAGGAGGCGCGAATCCTCGCCGACGAGGGCGTGAACCACTACAACCACAACATCGAGACCTCGCCGCGGTACTTCGACGAGGTGGTCGGAACCCACGACTTCGAGGACCGACTCGTGACGCTCCGGCGGGCGAAAGACGCCGGGATGGACCTCTGTGCCGGTGTCATCCTCGGGATGGGCGAGACGCCGGCGGACCGGGTCGACGCCGCTCTCGAACTCCAGAAAATCGGCGTCGAGTCGCTCCCGGTGAACGTGCTCAACCCCGTCCCCGGCACGCCGCTCGGCGACGCCGACCACGCCGACATCACGACGACGGAACTCGTCAAGACCGTCGCAGTCTACCGACTGCTCCACCCCGACGCGCGCGTCCGTTTGACCGGCGGGCGGGAAGTGAATCTCGCGCCCGACGAGCAACACCTGCCGTTCGAGGCCGGCGCGGACGGCGTCCTCACCGGCGACTACCTGACGACCGACGGCCAGTCGCCGGCGGCCGACATCGAGGTCGTCGAGCGGGCGGGCCTCGAACCGAACCGCGCGGTCAACGACTTCGACGTGGACGCCGTCAAGCGCCGAGAAGCGAGAGACGGCTGA
- a CDS encoding transcription initiation factor IIB: protein MDTKHVDWRSMRDESAPAAGPEARQSGDERDEGEAETESAEAAVAERTDLVYDEQHGEWVDPETGEILREDEIDRGPEWRAFDAAERDQKSRVGSPTTTMMHDKGLSTNIGWQNKDAYGNSLSTGQRQKMQRLRTWNERFRTRDSKERNLKQALGEVERMGSALGLPDTVRETASVIYRRALDDDLLPGRSIEGVATAAIYAAARQAGVPRSLDEVRRVSRVDKMELTRTYRYVSRELGLDMKPADPAQYLPRFVSELDVSDDVERRARSLLDNAKRQGIHSGKSPVGLAAAAIYAGALLADEELTQSEVSDVTDISEVTIRNRYRELLEATQKSGERAVGSTA from the coding sequence ATGGACACGAAACACGTCGACTGGCGTTCGATGCGAGACGAGTCGGCACCGGCGGCGGGACCCGAAGCCCGACAGTCCGGCGACGAGCGCGACGAGGGCGAGGCCGAGACCGAATCGGCCGAGGCGGCGGTCGCGGAGCGGACCGACCTCGTCTACGACGAGCAGCACGGCGAGTGGGTCGACCCCGAGACGGGCGAAATCCTCCGCGAGGACGAAATCGACCGCGGCCCCGAGTGGCGCGCGTTCGACGCCGCGGAGCGCGACCAGAAATCCCGCGTCGGGTCGCCGACGACGACGATGATGCACGACAAGGGGCTGTCGACTAACATCGGCTGGCAGAACAAAGACGCCTACGGCAACTCCCTGTCGACGGGACAGCGCCAGAAGATGCAGCGCCTCCGGACGTGGAACGAGCGGTTCCGCACCCGCGACTCCAAAGAGCGGAACCTCAAGCAGGCGCTCGGTGAGGTCGAGCGGATGGGCTCGGCGCTCGGGCTTCCGGACACCGTCCGCGAGACCGCCTCGGTCATCTACCGCCGCGCGCTCGACGACGACCTGCTGCCCGGCCGCTCCATAGAGGGCGTCGCCACCGCCGCAATCTACGCCGCCGCTCGGCAGGCCGGCGTCCCGCGCTCCCTCGACGAGGTGCGGCGCGTCTCCCGCGTCGACAAGATGGAACTCACCCGGACGTACCGCTACGTCTCCCGCGAACTGGGGCTGGACATGAAGCCGGCCGACCCGGCGCAGTACCTCCCGCGGTTCGTCTCCGAACTCGACGTGAGCGACGACGTGGAGCGCCGCGCTCGGTCGCTTCTCGACAACGCGAAGCGGCAGGGCATCCACAGCGGCAAGAGCCCGGTCGGACTCGCGGCGGCGGCCATCTACGCCGGCGCGCTCCTCGCCGACGAGGAACTGACGCAGTCCGAGGTGAGCGACGTGACCGACATCAGCGAAGTGACCATCAGAAACCGCTACCGCGAACTCCTCGAAGCGACCCAGAAATCGGGCGAAAGGGCCGTCGGGTCGACCGCCTAA
- a CDS encoding class I SAM-dependent methyltransferase, which produces MDADDNHRGWAERSGDFSPEYYAQIGPNEVSETLATVFEHYAAEDASILELGCSSGRHLAHLHDRGYEDITGIDINDDSFEVMAEYFPELVDTGTFLTGAIEDLLPDFPDDKFDVIYSVETLQHVHPDDTWVFEEIARVSSDLVITAENEGNGPTRGRSGSEVSYVNDDFPLYHRNWKDEFSEFGLAQLLCEPGKRDTVRVFRVL; this is translated from the coding sequence ATGGACGCAGACGACAACCACCGCGGATGGGCCGAGCGTTCCGGCGACTTCTCGCCGGAGTACTACGCCCAAATCGGCCCGAACGAGGTCAGCGAGACGCTCGCGACCGTGTTCGAGCACTACGCGGCGGAGGACGCGTCGATTCTCGAACTCGGATGTAGCTCCGGTCGCCACCTCGCGCACCTCCACGACCGCGGCTACGAGGACATCACCGGCATCGACATCAACGACGACTCCTTCGAGGTGATGGCCGAGTACTTCCCCGAACTCGTCGATACCGGCACGTTCCTCACCGGCGCAATCGAGGACCTGCTCCCCGACTTCCCCGACGACAAGTTCGACGTCATCTACTCCGTCGAGACGCTCCAGCACGTCCACCCCGACGACACGTGGGTGTTCGAGGAAATCGCCCGCGTCTCCTCGGACCTCGTGATAACCGCCGAAAACGAGGGCAACGGCCCGACGCGCGGGCGCTCCGGCTCCGAGGTGAGCTACGTCAACGACGACTTCCCGCTGTATCACCGCAACTGGAAGGACGAGTTCTCCGAGTTCGGCCTCGCCCAACTGCTCTGCGAACCGGGCAAGCGCGACACGGTTCGCGTCTTCCGGGTTCTCTGA
- a CDS encoding TRAM domain-containing protein, whose product MTDISDSLRLLFETSVERDGDRYVVSIPTELVENGSISTEELYRVALLSSPHAASATEAAVESAAATTTETTATTTADDRDIDSDPARESAADTASGPREAHSQPRQPPVAEGDVRSVIIDTLGDQGDGIAKVERGFVIIVPGTEPGDRVEVEVTDVKQTVAFAEPVDGASV is encoded by the coding sequence GTGACTGATATCTCAGATTCTCTTCGGCTCCTTTTCGAGACGTCGGTCGAGCGAGACGGCGACCGTTACGTGGTGTCGATTCCGACCGAACTCGTCGAAAACGGGTCGATTTCGACGGAGGAACTGTACCGCGTCGCGCTGCTTTCGAGTCCGCACGCCGCGTCGGCGACCGAGGCCGCTGTCGAATCGGCGGCGGCGACGACGACGGAGACGACGGCGACGACGACCGCTGACGACCGCGACATCGATTCGGACCCCGCTCGGGAATCCGCCGCCGACACCGCGTCTGGACCCCGCGAAGCGCACTCTCAGCCGCGACAACCGCCCGTCGCGGAGGGCGACGTTCGGTCCGTCATCATCGACACGCTCGGTGACCAAGGCGACGGCATCGCGAAGGTCGAACGCGGCTTCGTCATCATCGTCCCCGGCACGGAACCCGGCGACCGCGTCGAGGTCGAAGTCACCGACGTGAAACAGACCGTCGCGTTCGCGGAACCGGTGGACGGCGCGAGCGTCTGA
- a CDS encoding inositol monophosphatase family protein: MVNDRYLWTAIRAAEVAGDELRARFESSSRERFRDRPADEAAEARITDVIAAAFPDDNVVSEEGSPEFRPKPRWVVDPLDGTVNFHNGVPHFSVSIMYEGATRPDVGVVNYVPADQLYVAIEGEGAFVNGRELSVSNAAELSEALVVTGFDSLARANGDGAYLEALCESTRGVRRMGSAAAELALVAAGRFDVYFEQNLDMWDTRTGPLLVREAGGEVTHVEAIDDVTGDTVVASNQALHRQVISLMSRHSALG, translated from the coding sequence ATGGTGAACGACCGCTACCTGTGGACCGCGATTCGGGCGGCCGAGGTCGCCGGCGACGAGTTACGGGCCCGGTTCGAGTCGAGTTCGCGCGAGCGGTTCCGCGACCGCCCGGCGGACGAAGCCGCCGAAGCGCGAATCACCGACGTGATAGCCGCCGCCTTCCCGGACGACAACGTCGTCTCCGAGGAGGGTTCCCCGGAGTTCCGCCCGAAGCCGCGCTGGGTCGTCGACCCGCTCGACGGCACGGTCAACTTCCACAACGGCGTGCCGCACTTCTCTGTCTCTATCATGTACGAGGGTGCGACGCGGCCCGACGTCGGCGTCGTCAACTACGTCCCGGCGGACCAGTTGTACGTCGCAATCGAGGGCGAAGGCGCGTTCGTCAACGGGCGGGAACTCTCGGTCTCGAACGCCGCCGAGCTGTCTGAGGCGCTCGTCGTGACCGGGTTCGACTCGCTGGCCCGAGCGAACGGCGACGGCGCGTACCTCGAAGCGCTCTGCGAGTCGACGCGAGGCGTTCGCCGGATGGGGTCGGCCGCCGCGGAGTTGGCGCTCGTCGCCGCCGGCCGCTTCGACGTGTACTTCGAGCAGAACCTCGATATGTGGGACACGAGGACCGGCCCGCTTCTCGTCCGCGAGGCCGGCGGCGAGGTGACGCACGTCGAGGCGATAGACGACGTGACCGGCGACACCGTCGTCGCGTCCAATCAGGCGCTCCACCGGCAGGTCATCTCGCTCATGTCCCGGCACAGCGCGCTCGGGTGA
- a CDS encoding glycerophosphodiester phosphodiesterase: protein MLTIGHRGCAGQYPENTIPAIEGSAPHVDLVEVDVMRCGSGELVAFHDDDLSRLTTAAGRLDETAVDDLTALRVDGSEATIPRFDQVVEAWPAGTGMNLDTRDPGLVEDALAAVEGLDERVVFSSPSREAVDIALETPTPAEVGYSFRDDVSAELTWAAERGCEFVHVEHGLCTSSDLVERAHDAGLLVDAWTVDDEATATTLRSLGVDALTVDRWDVVAPEACS, encoded by the coding sequence ATGCTCACTATCGGGCATCGAGGCTGTGCGGGCCAGTATCCAGAGAACACGATTCCCGCAATCGAGGGGTCCGCGCCCCACGTCGACCTCGTCGAGGTGGACGTGATGCGCTGTGGCTCCGGGGAGCTGGTGGCGTTTCACGACGACGACCTGTCGCGGCTGACGACGGCCGCGGGTCGACTCGACGAAACCGCCGTCGACGACCTCACGGCGCTTCGCGTCGACGGCTCGGAGGCGACGATTCCGCGGTTCGACCAGGTGGTCGAGGCGTGGCCCGCGGGCACCGGCATGAATCTCGACACCCGCGACCCGGGCCTCGTCGAAGACGCCTTAGCGGCCGTCGAGGGACTCGACGAGCGGGTCGTCTTCTCGTCGCCGTCGCGCGAAGCGGTCGATATCGCGCTGGAGACGCCGACGCCGGCCGAGGTCGGCTACTCGTTCCGCGACGACGTGTCCGCGGAGTTGACGTGGGCGGCAGAACGAGGCTGTGAGTTCGTCCACGTCGAACACGGCCTGTGTACCTCCTCGGACCTCGTGGAGCGCGCGCACGACGCCGGCCTGCTCGTCGACGCGTGGACCGTCGACGACGAAGCGACCGCGACGACCCTCCGGTCGCTCGGCGTGGACGCCCTCACCGTCGACCGATGGGATGTCGTCGCCCCGGAGGCGTGCTCGTGA
- a CDS encoding helix-turn-helix domain-containing protein, with the protein MREFVFTVEYERGADEVMDLFIENPDLHSKTMAIHATSESMWRLDRLTGPTEALEAFDEVIEQATRCNGVLGMCGAPVVEWEYEVLSETPNGRIVYSCREEGDGIQSIPHVAAKHIGDGLLMQAERRGAQNQWRLLISDDDTVSEIYEEVKDSLSDGLSLSVQRISEPECWLEESVSADGLPPEQQAALEAAVEFGYYETPRQHTVQEISEELDIPNSTLQYRLTRAEAWLARQFVTGTLGTEVEDRVDPEQLEASA; encoded by the coding sequence ATGCGAGAATTCGTCTTCACCGTCGAGTACGAGCGGGGTGCCGACGAGGTGATGGACCTGTTCATCGAGAACCCGGATTTACACTCCAAGACCATGGCGATACACGCCACGAGCGAGTCGATGTGGCGACTCGACCGCCTCACCGGGCCGACGGAGGCGCTCGAAGCGTTCGACGAGGTCATCGAGCAGGCCACCCGGTGCAACGGCGTCCTCGGGATGTGCGGCGCGCCGGTCGTCGAGTGGGAGTACGAGGTGCTGTCGGAGACGCCAAACGGGCGCATCGTCTACTCCTGCCGCGAGGAGGGCGACGGGATTCAGTCGATTCCCCACGTCGCCGCGAAGCACATCGGCGACGGCCTCCTGATGCAGGCCGAACGCCGGGGGGCACAGAACCAGTGGCGACTGCTCATCTCCGACGACGACACGGTGAGCGAGATTTACGAGGAGGTCAAAGACAGCCTCAGCGACGGCCTCTCGCTGAGCGTCCAGCGCATCAGCGAACCCGAGTGCTGGCTCGAAGAGAGCGTCTCCGCCGACGGCCTCCCGCCGGAACAGCAGGCCGCGCTCGAAGCCGCCGTCGAGTTCGGCTACTACGAGACGCCGCGCCAGCACACCGTCCAAGAAATCTCGGAGGAACTCGACATCCCGAACTCGACGCTCCAGTATCGCCTGACCCGCGCCGAGGCGTGGCTGGCCCGGCAGTTCGTCACCGGCACGCTCGGCACCGAAGTCGAAGACCGCGTCGACCCCGAACAGCTCGAAGCGAGCGCCTGA
- a CDS encoding helix-turn-helix transcriptional regulator: protein MPVKRVSGVGWTLVAALLVVAVAVSPVVVAADGVEVRAVDHGGPGVVPTENGRPYVASWQPSTVSVTVAGDGNGTEVCLQTDRDDGSTMLLGCEPLGSAGANPTDERRVGFEFATWPANATGDRTVTAVVRPGDGGEPVAQASRGVTVLAPAGDADGDNLGNRDELDRGTDVLVTDTDTDTDGVPDGEEVNRYETDPTSTDTDGDDLSDGVEINEQGSNSTETDTDGDGRGDGAEVEAGTDPNAAPGAVVGSLELGGEGWLLVLAVAAIAVALLVVGVRVRDSDARARLSDVRARAADHVDGRGDGASADAVQTGGGDSAARAQSAANSSPADGSPAAEELLDDETRVLRLLDDNGGQLRQSKVVEGTEWSKSKVSRVLSRMADEGTVAKINLGRENLIARPESVPEHARSPFDES from the coding sequence ATGCCAGTCAAACGCGTCTCGGGGGTCGGATGGACGCTCGTCGCGGCGTTACTCGTCGTCGCGGTCGCCGTCTCGCCGGTCGTCGTCGCCGCGGATGGCGTCGAAGTGCGTGCGGTCGACCACGGCGGCCCGGGCGTCGTCCCGACCGAGAACGGCCGGCCGTACGTCGCCTCGTGGCAACCCTCGACGGTTTCGGTGACCGTCGCGGGAGACGGCAACGGCACCGAGGTCTGCTTGCAGACCGACCGCGACGACGGCTCGACGATGCTGTTGGGATGCGAACCGCTCGGAAGCGCGGGAGCGAACCCGACCGACGAACGGCGCGTCGGCTTCGAGTTCGCAACGTGGCCGGCGAACGCGACCGGCGACCGCACCGTGACAGCGGTCGTCAGACCCGGCGACGGCGGCGAGCCGGTCGCGCAGGCGAGTCGCGGTGTCACGGTACTCGCGCCGGCCGGCGACGCCGACGGCGACAACCTCGGCAACCGGGACGAACTCGACCGCGGCACGGACGTGCTCGTCACCGACACCGACACCGACACCGACGGCGTACCCGACGGCGAGGAGGTCAACCGCTACGAGACCGACCCGACGAGCACGGACACCGACGGCGACGACCTCAGCGACGGCGTCGAAATCAACGAGCAGGGGAGCAACTCGACCGAGACCGACACCGACGGCGACGGCCGAGGCGACGGTGCTGAGGTCGAAGCGGGGACTGACCCGAACGCCGCGCCGGGGGCGGTCGTCGGGTCGCTGGAACTCGGCGGCGAGGGCTGGCTGCTCGTCCTCGCGGTCGCGGCCATCGCGGTCGCCCTGCTCGTCGTCGGCGTGCGAGTCCGCGACAGCGACGCGCGAGCGAGGCTGTCCGACGTTCGCGCCCGCGCGGCCGACCATGTCGACGGCCGAGGCGACGGAGCGTCGGCGGACGCGGTCCAGACTGGCGGAGGCGACAGTGCGGCGCGTGCGCAGTCGGCCGCCAACAGTTCCCCCGCCGACGGCTCCCCCGCCGCCGAGGAACTCCTCGACGACGAGACGCGCGTCCTCAGGCTCCTCGACGACAACGGCGGCCAACTCCGGCAGTCGAAAGTCGTCGAGGGAACGGAGTGGTCGAAATCGAAGGTGAGTCGCGTCCTCTCGCGGATGGCCGACGAGGGAACCGTCGCGAAGATAAATCTCGGCCGAGAGAACCTCATCGCCCGCCCGGAGAGCGTTCCCGAACACGCCCGGTCGCCGTTCGACGAGTCCTGA
- a CDS encoding helix-turn-helix transcriptional regulator, protein MESALDEIEFLALSQNRVDALRYLAERPHSRRELVERTGASQPTMGRILSDFEDRSWLVREDGAYRATVTGELVSRGFDDLVDILDTDAKLRPVVEWLPTDAITFDLEHLTEATITTPSQVRPNAPVKRAVSLLSEAEDVRIFSYAFNEQNLDIVRERTAAGDQRFEGVFSSDAIDALAHDSQLREQLRDLLDADAAAVRITDEPIPMAATIADSTVHLFLRDDSGILQASIDVTEPEVLTWADELFERYWEAAEPLDLDRL, encoded by the coding sequence ATGGAGTCGGCATTAGACGAAATCGAATTCCTCGCGCTCTCGCAGAACCGCGTCGACGCGCTCAGATACCTCGCCGAGCGGCCGCACTCCAGACGCGAACTCGTCGAGCGAACCGGGGCGTCGCAGCCGACGATGGGGCGGATTCTCAGCGACTTCGAAGACCGGTCGTGGCTCGTCCGCGAGGACGGCGCGTACCGGGCGACGGTGACGGGCGAACTCGTCTCGCGGGGCTTCGACGACCTCGTCGACATCCTCGACACCGACGCCAAACTCCGGCCGGTCGTCGAGTGGCTCCCGACCGACGCCATCACGTTCGACCTCGAACACCTGACCGAGGCGACGATTACCACGCCGAGTCAGGTCCGGCCGAACGCCCCCGTCAAGCGCGCCGTGTCCCTCCTGAGCGAGGCCGAAGACGTGCGCATCTTCTCCTACGCGTTCAACGAGCAGAACCTCGACATCGTCAGGGAGCGGACCGCCGCCGGCGACCAGCGGTTCGAAGGCGTCTTCTCGTCGGACGCCATCGACGCGCTCGCCCACGACTCCCAACTGCGCGAACAGCTCCGCGACCTCCTCGACGCCGACGCGGCCGCCGTCCGCATCACCGACGAGCCGATTCCGATGGCGGCGACCATCGCAGACTCGACGGTCCACCTGTTCCTCCGCGACGACAGCGGCATCCTCCAAGCCTCTATCGACGTGACCGAACCGGAGGTGCTCACGTGGGCCGACGAGCTGTTCGAGCGCTACTGGGAGGCGGCGGAACCGCTCGACCTCGACCGACTCTGA
- a CDS encoding ABC transporter substrate-binding protein, with translation MSQYMPENGPIGERAETTNRAIGRTTSRRGFLATAGAVGVAGLAGCSGGGGDSPTGTEGGSGSTEQSGTTAGTSGAQDVTVSFWHIFGGELGQTLGDMAAEFSQQNDGITIEAVNNGGYRQNLNQSLQASRAGDPPGIVQIFEVGTRLALDSGSFTPVEEILPEEEIDFDDFLPSVLNYYRMDGTLNSMPFNSSNTIMLYNKTAFEEAGLDPETPPRSLAEVRQAAQTIVDQTDMESGISWPNHTWMQVEQQFAKQDQVLVNQENGRDGRPDQTFFNSEAGRSVYSWWKGMAQDGLYLNPGIEAWGEARQAFLTQKVPMLWDSTSNIVSMQSGAKENGFELGSGYLPTPDGANTGVVIGGGSLWVPDALSDEKKQAAGEFIAYVTQTEQQARWHRNSGYFPVRQSSIDQLTDDGWFDNNPNFSTAFDQLQDTEDTPATRGAVMGVFPKTRSINEEISVSIINDQLGVEEGLSRMDTQVGEALAGYNGNFDGSE, from the coding sequence ATGTCCCAGTACATGCCTGAAAATGGCCCTATCGGCGAGCGAGCCGAAACGACGAACCGAGCTATCGGACGCACAACCAGTCGGCGCGGATTCCTCGCGACGGCGGGGGCCGTCGGCGTCGCGGGACTCGCGGGCTGTTCCGGCGGCGGGGGCGACTCACCGACCGGGACCGAGGGCGGAAGCGGGAGCACCGAACAGTCGGGAACGACGGCGGGGACATCCGGCGCGCAGGACGTGACCGTCTCGTTTTGGCACATCTTCGGCGGCGAACTCGGCCAGACGCTGGGAGACATGGCCGCCGAGTTCTCACAGCAGAACGACGGAATCACCATCGAGGCGGTCAACAACGGCGGCTACCGGCAGAACCTCAACCAGTCGTTGCAGGCGTCGCGGGCCGGCGATCCGCCGGGTATCGTCCAGATATTCGAGGTCGGGACGCGACTCGCGCTCGACAGCGGCTCGTTCACGCCGGTCGAGGAGATTCTGCCGGAAGAGGAAATCGACTTCGACGACTTCCTGCCGTCAGTCTTGAACTACTACCGCATGGACGGGACGCTGAACTCGATGCCGTTCAACTCCTCGAACACCATCATGCTCTACAACAAGACCGCGTTCGAGGAGGCGGGCCTCGACCCCGAAACCCCGCCGCGGAGCCTCGCGGAGGTCCGGCAGGCCGCACAGACCATCGTCGACCAGACCGACATGGAGAGCGGAATCAGCTGGCCGAACCACACCTGGATGCAGGTCGAACAGCAGTTCGCCAAACAGGACCAAGTGCTCGTGAACCAAGAGAACGGCCGCGACGGTCGACCCGACCAGACGTTCTTCAACTCCGAGGCGGGCCGCAGCGTCTACTCCTGGTGGAAGGGGATGGCCCAAGACGGCCTCTATCTCAACCCCGGCATCGAGGCGTGGGGCGAAGCGCGACAGGCGTTCCTCACCCAGAAGGTGCCGATGCTGTGGGACTCCACGTCGAACATCGTCTCGATGCAGTCCGGCGCGAAGGAGAACGGCTTCGAACTCGGCTCCGGCTACCTGCCGACGCCCGACGGCGCGAACACCGGCGTCGTCATCGGCGGGGGGTCGCTGTGGGTTCCCGACGCCCTCTCCGACGAGAAAAAGCAGGCCGCGGGAGAGTTCATCGCCTACGTCACCCAGACCGAGCAGCAGGCGCGCTGGCACCGCAACAGCGGCTACTTCCCGGTCCGACAGAGCTCCATCGACCAGCTCACGGACGACGGCTGGTTCGACAACAACCCCAACTTCAGCACGGCGTTCGACCAGCTACAAGACACCGAAGACACGCCCGCGACTCGCGGCGCGGTGATGGGCGTGTTCCCCAAGACCCGGTCGATTAACGAGGAGATATCGGTCAGCATCATCAACGACCAACTCGGCGTCGAGGAGGGGCTGTCGCGGATGGACACGCAGGTCGGCG
- the yciH gene encoding stress response translation initiation inhibitor YciH, with translation MGKDTFSDITGLPDDLGIGDDLARADQRASIRVDTRRYGKPVTVVDGLDLPADELDALASTLKRRLAVGGTVTDGRIELQGEHGERLEAALRDEGFGVER, from the coding sequence GTGGGAAAAGACACTTTCAGCGACATCACCGGCCTGCCGGACGACCTCGGAATCGGCGACGACCTCGCGCGGGCGGACCAGCGCGCGTCGATTCGCGTCGACACCCGACGGTACGGCAAGCCCGTGACGGTGGTCGACGGTCTCGACCTCCCGGCCGACGAACTGGACGCCCTCGCGTCGACGTTGAAGCGACGGCTCGCGGTCGGCGGGACCGTGACCGACGGGCGCATCGAACTGCAGGGCGAACACGGCGAGCGCCTCGAAGCCGCGCTCCGCGACGAGGGATTCGGCGTCGAGCGCTGA